From the Pungitius pungitius chromosome 6, fPunPun2.1, whole genome shotgun sequence genome, one window contains:
- the LOC134131264 gene encoding transient receptor potential cation channel subfamily M member 1-like — protein sequence MLYNYIILVKMERLPCLQEWTVIAYILTLGSEKVRQILMSEPGKLKQKISVWLEEYWNITDLAAIGTFLLGLMLRLQHEPYMGYGRVIYCIDIIFWYIRVLDIFGVNKYLGPYVMMIGKMVTTFTVL from the exons ATGTTGTACAACTACATAATCCTGGTAAAGATGGAGCGGTTGCCATGTTTACAAGAATGGACCGTCATCGCATACATCCTCACACTTGGATCAGAAAAAGTCAGACAG ATTCTGATGTCCGAGCCGGGGAAGCTGAAACAGAAGATAAGTGTGTGGCTGGAAGAGTACTGGAACATCACAGACCTGGCGGCCATTGGCACCTTCCTCCTCGGCCTAATGCTCCGTCTGCAGCACGAGCCTTACATGGGCTACGGCAGAGTCATCTACTGCATAGACATAATCTTCTGGTACATTCGTGTGTTGGACATCTTTGGAGTCAACAAATACCTGGGACCCTATGTGATGATGATAGGGAAGATGGTAACAACATTTACTGTACTGTAA
- the LOC119195989 gene encoding transient receptor potential cation channel subfamily M member 1-like, which yields MRGFWELVWRLAGHAACSWLLGLAPAPSPRRWEQVLELAAHLQATYASHDARLSPTRPQDPLPGSKRLASKQEFQKVVESLNRTEMPCQALVRMLAKTTGWKEKMLLNLKTQDVHQRRPAGAIANATTSGAAAQEKQKSPARAPQNKSRGKKGKGKGKSKPEPPEETDPRKLELMRWVNSLEQAMMDALVLDRVDFVKLLLENGVNIHHFLTIPRLEELYNTKLGPANSLNAVVRDVKKGNLPPDYQITVIDIGLVLECFMGGAYRSNYTRKAFRNLYNNLYGLKRPKALKLLGMEDDEPRSKGKKKTKKKKEEEVEIDADDPEVCRFKFPFHELMLWAVLMKRQKMALFLWKRGEEAMAKALVACKLYKAMAHECSESELVDDISQDLENNSK from the exons ATGAGAGGTTTTTGGGAACTCGTCTGGCGTTTGGCGggccacgcagcgtgcagctggCTGCTCGGCTTAGCGCCGGCCCCCTCGCCTCGCcgctgggagcaggtgctggagctggctgcCCACCTCCAGGCCACCTACGCCTCCCATGACGCCCGTCTCAGCCCGACTCGGCCCCAAGACCCCCTTCCCGGCTCCAAGAGACTGGCGAGCAAGCAGGAGTTCCAGAAGGTGGTGGAATCCTTGAATAGGACGGAGATGCCCTGCCAGGCCTTAGTAAGGATGCTGGCCAAAACAACAGGCTGGAAGGAGAAAATGCTCTTGAATCTAAAAACtcaggacgtgcaccaacgacgg CCGGCCGGTGCTATCGCCAACGCTACGACCTCTGGAGCCGCGGCTCAAGAGAAGCAAAAGAGTCCCGCCCGTGCtcctcaaaataaaagcagaggaaagaaggggaaggggaagggaaaGTCAAAGCCTGAACCTCCGGAGGAAACAGACCCCAGGAAGTTGGAGTTGATGCGTTGG GTGAACTCTCTGGAGCAGGCCATGATGGATGCTCTCGTGCTCGACCGAGTGGACTTTGTCAAACTGCTCCTTGAGAATGGGGTCAATATTCACCACTTCCTCACCATTCCCAGACTGGAGGAGTTATACAACACG AAACTTGGTCCTGCTAATTCCCTCAATGCTGTGGTGAGGGATGTCAAAAAG GGAAACCTTCCTCCAGATTATCAGATCACTGTGATTGATATTGGTCTGGTGCTGGAGTGCTTCATGGGGGGAGCTTACAGGAGCAATTACACCAGGAAGGCTTTCCGCAACCTCTACAATAATTTGTATGGACTAAAAAGG CCGAAGGCCCTGAAGCTTCTTGGAATGGAG GATGATGAACCACggtcaaaaggaaagaaaaagacgaaaaagaaaaaggaggaggaggtggaaattGACGCGGATGACCCCGAGGTCTGTCGCTTCAAGTTCCCCTTCCACGAGCTGATGCTGTGGGCGGTGCTGATGAAGCGCCAGAAGATGGCACTGTTTCTGTGGAAGCGTGGAGAAGAAGCCATGGCGAAGGCCCTGGTGGCCTGTAAACTGTATAAAGCCATGGCACATGAGTGCTCTGAGAGTGAATTGGTGGATGACATCTCCCAAGACCTGGAGAACAACTCCAAGTGA